The region ttgtggaacttcattttgttccaagtgaaaaacaacttgcagacatctttaccaaaccacttgatgaatccaccttcactaggttggtaagtgagttaggtatgcttaattactcttaatctattttgatgtctaagcagattgaaatgcagccagagtaaAAGTTGATATTTTCTTTCTTAGACAAAATTTTGACCAAGTcagaatttgtatctcgacggatgttcattatccgttgaaaatgaatattcgttgaattatatcatctgtcgaaatatcaattattactctgggtaattttatcatcatccgtcgaattgtacttcatcttagccgttaattttgagcatcatccgtcgaatttacttacaacttgtatgtatatttcaatggataatcttagaattttgacagttttcttcatttttaaacggctattttgggctaatttgattggttactttatttcactttataaTTTTTGACATTTTTATTTCTGAgtaagtataaaagctaatttcatttctattCTTTACTTTTATCCTTCTCAAGAAACTTCCCTAACtatttcttctccaaagcaaaaaaAATTTCTATGCAAACTATTCTCATTCTTAgaaatggcaccagtagtcaagatcatgtcccaGTCTGGGTTTGTGTACGGAAAGAACAACTTCGTTGCACTAGTAAACAAGGAGATTGTTATTTATAATGATTACCACAAAgtgatggacttcattcgaagTTGTAAACTGAAGTATGCTATGCTAGAGTCTCCTGTTATCTAATGTGAAGTGGTTGAAGAGATACGGACCACTGTTGTTTACAACTCAAGTGACAAAACCATTACCTTTTCTCTCAAAGGTACAAACTATTGCATAAACAGTGATATAATTCGTGCATGTTTTCAATTGCCTGAGAATAATACACTAAGCCCACACACAGACACATATATGAGTTTCATGTTCAGTTTAATGGGCTATGCTTTTGACCCCACCAAGCTAGGTGATGTCAGGAGAAAAGGCCTTAGAAAGGAGTtgagctttctctgtgattcttttattaaagtattttctgagaaaattagtaattttgatgcacTGACTTATTCAGTTGTAAACATGTTATATATGCTGCTTAGTGATAAGTATCATAATTTTAGTGAGTATGTTCTGTTTGAATTAGGTTATAAGCtaggagacattaagaaaaggtctgaaaacatttattatgctagattctatatgttattggctaactttgtttctgaagatcttattattgagaacccaaccaacaagcttgattgttgggttcaaaaAAGAAGGGTTATTGCTGATTTGAACAGGGCAGACCATCATAGTGAGGTCCCCCTAgtttacatgccaatcatggaattacctcaggtaagtgaggtaaatatctTTGTCTCTACTACTATTTCTCAACCACCTACTTCTTTGCCATCAACTGCGGCCATGGCACCTGTGATAGTGACCAAACATGTGCCTAaccaagccacaaaaccaaaagtttcaaaacccaagtcaaagaaatccccctctagtttctcttaACAGAAGgtagttgtaaaatccactaaaaaccaagaggagagtgtgaagggaagtgaggttggtgagggacagggtaaaCATCAAAAAatccctaagaataaggttggagaggtgagtgaatcccaacctaaccacactacagtttcctaacaaactgtagtgattaataaggacattagctcattgctagttgcatcctcccaaaaggatgtaactattgaacaaagctctcagccaagagcacatgccaaaagggtaagggacacaagctcaccccaaacttatgcaagaaagaagaaatcttaacacattggggatacacagggtgcacacacagtgcctacTAGAGTCAAAAACTCAATACATGTAacttctcaaagtcagtttgatgtggctccaataaatgtggagtcacggaCAAAATCTTTAACTATAGAAGTACCAAACACACCAAACTGACCCACACATTCACTGGATgtagatatgattcatacatcaattcctaattctccatctttaactctcatggaggagccaaaaatccaagcaagtgagcatcatcttttagatgatttgttggcttacttgccatttctttctgagtctactgAAACATCTGTGCAAAATCTTAAATCAATCACCAGAGATTCAacagtagtctctactccaaactctatcatttcttctatctcgacggatattgttcatccatcgactagtgattgtatctcgacggatgtgcttaacagcagttatccgttgaaactctcaactactatttTGAAGGATGTCCCTCATCCattgaatatcactgcaccacttcaaacttcaacatatattacaagtgtagatgatctagtaattgtgcaatcactcttaggattgagggaagggagtgaattgagtgagaggctgagttgctctcatgCAAAAGGAAAAAGTGTGATAAactgcaagctatttcttccaacttggcaaaagtgagtgagtggagtcctaccttagtaggtgaaggtgagggtgtgagggtgggaagccaaggggagaccttgatgcaaaaatagagagaacatgagagaaaggcaggtacaggagagataatgatggaaaccattgctagtgagtcaatgaatgtcaatgatgcataAAAAGAGAAACTgtttcaacaagaatatcaagttgtcatatattcaatctctttggatgctgagacatttactcatcctgttacagcatatcaacttttggctagACAGGGCAATGGGGAGGCCGTGAAGCtactcaacttggtgcacactactgccTCTATGCAAAGGGATaaagatgccatcacagccatgccacccacAACTAGTGATGATATTGATTATGGAACTAGTTGTTCTGAGGATAtttttggggatgaagatgatgatgaagaagagtcCATGGACATtgggggagaagcaggccctagctcaagatcaagcatgccatcttgggtgttttccaaaacatgtgatgaacatcatttcaagTCTACTCTGTCTCATATCATTCAACAAACCCAGACAACTCTTCAAACTACTActaatgccaacaccaagagacttctACAAGCTCACCTAAACTctctccaactacatcaaattcaatctctcaaataaaatattgatgtcaataagctaaagacagaaattgatcaagtcaagaaggatgttacTGAAAGACTAGATGCCAAGTTTCCCAACACAACcatgcttgacatcaacagacaactaaggaaaaattTTGATCTAGCCAGCAAGGTGGACTCCTTGGACACAAGACTCAAAACCCTGGAAGCTTCAATAACTGCAATCTATatacatcaagcccaacaaactcagttatttcaaaaactggtggttgcacagacttcttcctctactcaacttgatgctaacaaaaagggggagaaagactctattGTTCCAATTAGCAAAtgggagtcaacaagtgagggggagaaagtacTAAACATTCAAGTTAATAAAGTAATTATGTCGGCAATTGCTTTTTTAAGCCACCATCcttggacagcattgatctgatcaagatagcaTCTGCTAAGTTGTAATCAAATAAGAAATCTAAAAAAATTGATGTTGTAGCAGTTGAGCTAGAGCTGGATGCAAAATGGAGGAAActtgatgaaaacatcaagaagaaatttggcccaattgagaagcaagacaatgtcttttctcacttctgcaaattgagacaaatttcagctAATGAAATGTGCCTAGGGACATGGAAAGGGgccaaccctcatcaatcaagtctccaaaggccagtgtgatttttcaaccaaaaaggaattatccaaagaattcagacaaaaatccactagacctatcttatgaaacccctaggccagatgaaaagaagctgcttgcaAGGTCTATTGCCTTATCCAAAGATCCCAGAGATACAGTGTCAAAGAACAGAATTTCTAAGATCTACAAGAATGGTAAActaatctgtgtggtggctggacatccacagtttgcagaagctaagaaagaagaaaaggtaaggcttaaacaacaacaaaagcaagctgctttagaagccaagaaccCAGCCAAAAAGCCTGCAACCACAGAAATTACATTGCATGTTGTGACATCTGAAAATCTGggtgaaggaaagaaagaagaaccaaagcagataaaaagaaagtttagatacaagatgcatgcaaagaggaagataaattttgatgaagacaaggaagaCTACATGTCAGCCCAATCTACAACCTCAAGCCAATCAGCCATACCTACTGTGAAAGAGGCTGAGTTTAAGGTTGATCCcaacatcacctttcatggtgatcctgttgttccaaaggatgagcctatagattgggacagcttgcctcttcctgatctaaacctTCCCATCTCTGATAAACAAAGGAAGACAAAAGAAAGAGTAGTCAAAACAGTCAAGTCTACCAAGCTCAAATCCAAGCAAgtggccaaacccaaacctaATGTCAACAAAtgagatcaactcttcatatgtgacatcaaagaattttcagacataaatctctatatGGATGAACTTTAAGAAGTCAGatctattgatgcctacaagcaccttccTGAGAGACTAGTCTTTAGATACAAGGGTGGTAAAGAAtttacatggccacttcacagaattctcaatgaaggttattcAACTCTAGTGATTGTCTTCTCCTCAATAAAGAAAATTTTTGGATTCAACATAGTAGAAAAGAAAATGGTtctaaacaagattgaggagataagaaatagctggagaggaccaaatgcactcccaagagtattatCTATTCCTTTCACTGGAGAgagggtgcatttgaggccatactggatcatggagttcaaggatgaaaagaacattagaagattttttcagattggaagatcaactaaagatttcaagcaatgaaactctaaaaaaaatgcaagaaaagctggatctaacaaataatgaagaatcaaaattttacagacaactccaaaaccagattGAAGAGAAAGATGTAAAGCTGGGAAAGAAGCCATggcaatcaaggaaatgatcttaatttgctcagtctagaggagcacccGGAAAATGATCTATAAGACACTCTACAAATCTTTCTCTATGAGAATTTTTAATAAACTGCAGCACTTGAAATTTTAATCTACTGTATTTCATTCTGTATTCataaagtgttttgttatcatcaagtttctcttaatatATGGCTACAATTCTAATAGACATaatttgggggagattgttaggaatatgttgtgtacttgatgataacttgaacaaaacacttagtagattttagttaagtgattttgtagctttcaacggatgatcattttcaacatccgttgaaagagtagcttatgtaacaataagactagTAGCACAATTCTGTATACTTGAATgacttagtgaactagatgttgtagattgttcaagtcatgttaactactagattgatatgcaagatatgatggtgaattgtaaatattagatacattataatcttgtataaatgaaatagagttaactaccaaaaagatagtctcaacggatgattcacaaaactCCAATGGATGATCAAAATAagtctcgacagatgatcaaccaAAGTTCCAACGaatgatcaatctaagttccaacggatgttcaaactcaaaagagcagttgatagtgacttgacagtcacatgcgttggttgtatacaaatggaatgtggcagcctgtttgaaggttttagagaacaaagaagcattttcatttccatgctaaacagatgatatttaaagatgctggaaagagaagtgtagcaacatgaagttagactagatatagtttgtcttattatcttgtctttttatcatgtaacttggtgatatataaatcaagagtagcaagttgaaaaATATCCAAGTTAGTGAGCAattttaccagagaaatagataatgTAAAATctattaagaatttctctgttcttgtattctcaacttgtaagcagcggtgaacaattttgttacacatagttctcaacttaatatatatatctctggtgcaaaagtttaatccaccagaaaatttttaaatacttgtatttatttactttgtgCTTTGATGTTAATATTACTTCCATTCCGCAccttgctaaatcaaacacaaatatatatttatagaagAACAGTTCATGAAATTTGAAAAGgagtcagaattacattcaaccccgcccccaccttctgtaattcttgtttagattatTTTGGAATAACATTATCTACTATAGCACAAACCCGAGCTTCAAATATATGGACCTACCATTATTAATGATAAGAGATGATAAATTCCCTACATAATTAAGGAATTATTTAACAGTAGTTTATATAAGAGTCAACTGAGACTTTTCCTCGCTACTCAGTGCTCAATGTGCTTGTTCCTTAACAATATGAGAATAAAAGGAAGGCACTGAAAAGCCTGAATTTTACTGACCTTTCTATGTACTTGTGCAAGCTCTTGTTGAAACTCTGCAAGTTCCATTTTAACAGTGCCAATGGATTTGTATTCTCGGGCCAGAGGGTTCAATACATCAATAACCTACACGCAACTCTCGGTGAGAAAGACCTTAGACCTTAACTAACATCCATAAATATGAACAGATTAAATTTTATAAACCGAAGCTTCATGTATAAAACTCTAATACAGATACAACATGGAGCTTACATGCTAGAGTCAAGCCACCATGAAATCAGTTCCCATTCTAAAGTCtacatatatatattaaaaacAAAGTCGGATCTTGAACATGTAATCCACTACTTCAGCATTAACATTTCTACGAACATCAATGATTTATCAGACTATGTTGTTCATTCAAGAAATTAGTTTGATAATCCAACACACTGAAAGGTAATCATGATGTCAAATTAATGAGTCGTACATTACCCTAGAAACAAATAGAATATAATTCAGtaccataaaaagaaaataatgttagaaattgatatatatatatataacaaaaatTGCAAATATCCAactataaaaatataaaattaaactTACATTGCTCTTTGCTTTAAGTCTTTTATCAAAGAAAAAATAATGCCCAAAATAAACATGAAAAAAAGATAACAATTCTTGTCAACCTGGGCCTGAAATCTGTTTCAATAAAAATGTAATTACTTGGTCAAACACGTTATATATTGTTATTAATAATCAAGCTGTaaccaaaaatcaagtttctacATATTTTGAACCGAAACCAAGCTCTAACGAAAAATTatttaaatccaaatcaaaccTCTTAACTAATTGAATCCTTGAACACCAAATTAACCTCAAATTTTCAAGAAGTCTTTTCAAATATTGAAACCCCccaatataaaccctaattagaGAAAGCCGAAAATATTATAAACCAATTTGCAAAATCTCGAAAACCCCCCAAATCTTGAACCCTTGAATGATATTTGAGAGAGAGAGGGTGAGAGCTACGTTCGTTAGAGAGTATGACACTCGAGCAGTTCCTTTGTCTTTTTGGTTAAAATTATTGAGCTGAGGGACGCGACAATTTTGCTGCTACTAAAATTTCACTACCCGCTCCAGAATTCTCTATCATTTTCATATAACTGcattaaattattaatattttaataaccTTGATCATTTTAATCTTAATTATGAATCATAAATTATTTCATAAAATATATCTTGAATCACTCTATTAGTGAACTGTTATTTTTTAGAACATAAAAATACTTTTTACACtatatatttattattacttaaataactattatttttaatattttagtaatatatatatatatattacattttAATAGTTTTTATTGCTTTCAAATTATTAGAAACAATGTTATTTTTATCAATATAATATTGTAAATCACTacaataatattattaaattctaaaataaataaaatatatattgtaattattatttcatttctatgtaaacaattattaattagttaaattaacaaaaaaatcATCTTTATATATATGTAATTTTGGTAACACATTGTAAATATACTGCAACATCAAAAAGGAGTAGTTGCGATAAATATTTGTTTAGAATGCTACTATTACAATTTTCTTCGAAACCCCAGGATCAAGGGTTGTACTATGAAATCTATGGTGTATTGTATGTAGCTGTGTCCATATCTAGTGTTAAATAGATCGTCAACTGcatgtgatatatatatatatagacgaGTTTACCGGTTTAATTTCGAATAACTTCCAATCTTAATTGTTTAAACGTGTTCGGTTTTAATTCGACCAATGCCAATTAATTTGCATTTAACACATTTGAATTCCTAACTTCTGATGCTGTTGAGTTTATTAGGATAATGCATAAGATCATGAATAAGAATATTATGAATGCAGACTCGactaaatatattttttgtaGGATAAAATTTTCTATTTAATCCGATATTTCGGAACTGTTTGTTACTCGCCAATATGCGTGCATTTGTGTATTTGTTTTgataaaattcatttttttaaaaaaaattttaataaatatttttttgaaaccataaataaatattattaaatatgtATACCATAATCTAATAACTAAATTATAATTTCCGACGAAAATTTTAACATTTTATTTTTTGGGAAATTACCTAAAATACCTATGTTTTTCaaacttattttaaaaattcaaagttaattttgaaaataaaattttttaaatttCATTTTGAAAAATACGATTTGCAACCTCCACAACCTGTGATGCAACTTAatttcaaattttgaaaatattgattttaaaattatatccGTTGCCTTTCAAATTTACAACCGAATCAACTTTAATATCAACTAAAGAAAAAAGGGCATAACATGGTGTAGAAGTTGCAAATTGTATTTTTAGAAATGAAACGACCATAGTAGCCCTGGTGTCTTCCCATTCTTATCCGGCCCACACCGTAACAGGCCTCTAAGGCTCTAAGGCTCTAAGGCTCTAACCCATTCAATAAACACACACAACTACACACACTTCACTTTCGTAACCCCAAAATGGCGGAACAGACGGAAAAGCTCGAAATCGAGCAAACAAATCAAAATGACGCCGTCAAATCTAGAACTCTAAACGATGACGCTGACAACGACGATCTCGAAGAAGGCGAGATCGCAGGAAACGACGACGTTTCGTCATCAACGAAGGCTCTAGAAGCTGTAATGCATCCTCTAGAACATTCCTGGACGTTTTGGTATGACGGTCCCTCGGCTAAGTCGAGACAAACTGATTGGGGAAGCTCTATGCGCCCTATTTACACTTTCTCTCATGTTGAATTGTTTTGGAGGTATTTTTaatctcgataaatgaataatctcAATAAATTTGTGATTTCGATGTTTTTAATCTCGATAAGTTTGTTATTTCGGTGTTTTAACATTTCGCGTTCTCCATAAATGAATAGAATAAGGTTTTATGATGTTTTAATATTTCATGTTCACGATGAACGTATAAATATAATCTCGGTAAATTTGTTATTTCGATCTCCGACTCTTAATAAATTAGTGATTTCGGCGTTTTTATGTTTCGTGTCCTTGATAAATGAATAACCTCGATAAGTTTGTTATTTTGGTGTTTTAACATTTCATGTTCTCGATAAATGAATAGAATTAGGTTTTACGATGTTTTAATATTTCGTGTTCTCGGTGAACGTATAATCTCGATAAATTTGTTATTTCGGTGTTTTAGTATTTCGTGTAATCTTGGAGAATTAGgttttttgatattttaatatttcgtGTTCTCGAGAAATGGATAGTATTGATAAATTTGTGTTTTGGATGTTTTAATATTTCGCATTCCTGATAATATGTTATTTAGATGTTGTATTGGTGGTTCGGGGTATAATAGCTTTAAAATTTTACCGAGGtataatatgtataatataaAACTAGTAATCTCCATGTTTTGATAGATTTATTGGTTAGCTTTAATAGTTTATAGAGGTTCTTGATAAATTAGTAATCTCGAAGTTTTGATGTAATTATTGGTTAGGTTTAATAGTCTTCTAGAGGTTCTTGACAAATTAGTAATCTCGATGTGTAAATGTGATTACCGGTTAGCTTTGATAGTCTTCTGGAGGTTCTCGATAAATTTATAATCTTGATTTTTTATATCTTTAATCGGTTACATTTTAATAGttttaatggttttgtgaaggAACCGAAATATAGAATCTCGATATATTATATCTCGATGTTTGATAGGTAAGTGTATGTATAACATAGAGGAATTGCTGGAATTGgtagattgatgaaattctgtCCCGAGGGCCGAGGCTAATACTTTATGGAAGTTTAAGTGTGTATTTATGTGATTGGGATTGCATTGAGGAGTTTGAGCTATGTTGTTCAAGTAATGTTGATAATGAGGTTTTAGGTTTAATTTGATGTGTGACGAGTGATTATGTAGGAGATTTAGTTGTATATGTGTATGCTTTATGTTATTGATTGAGATCAAAGTGAGAACGAGAAGTTTGGTTAAAAATATGTGAGTGATGATTATTGAGTAATCTCTAGTAGTCTAGTGTGTTTTGTTGAATACAGAGACTGTTTTGTTTGGGATTTTTCTGTGTTTTATTTACTAAATACGAGATAAGGGATAGCTAAGGACATTTGAATAGTAGAGGAAATTATGTTAGTTTTGTTTTTGTTAGAATGGAATAAGCTGAATTAAGTTGAGTGAACTAGAAGATGGTACTGGCTTTGATTATTTGAAATTGAAAAAAATGGAGCTTAAAGAATTATCTTGCCAAGTTGCTTATGTGGCAAATATTATCTATTTAACGAAAAGTTTGCAAAAAAGGCCCTTTCTTGTGCTGTAAGGGTTTTGACAGGTGCTAGTTTCTCAGATAGATCAACTCAACCTGCCCTGATATGCCAAAGAGAGATTCAGAGGGAGAGTCATGCTAAAAATTTGTAGTATTTGGTGTATTCAACTAATGATATAATTTGTCTTAAACTATGCAAGTTTTACACTCATAACTCAAGTACTCAATTGTTGAAAATATAACATGAATGCATTTTTCAAGAACTTATTTGAGTAGAAGATTCTCAATTGTTAATTTTGTTTGTTAATCTTGATTAAAGTATCTACAGGTTTCTTACttaattttgaaaatgttttAACTATTTTCCAAATTATCTCAGTTGGGAGAATAATTGCTTGGTCTTTATCTTATGATTTATCATCTCTAGATTATCTTTTATATCTGAATGTGTGTGCCTTTTACTTTCTTTGAAGCCTCTACAACAATATACACCATCCAAGCAAGCTGACTACTGGAGCAGATCTGTACTGTTTTAAGGATCATATTGAGCCAAAGTGGGAGGACCCTATTTGTGCTAACGGAGGGAAGTGGACTGCTACCTTTCAGAAGGGGAAATCTGACAATGCCTGGATGTCCTCGGTAAGTGTAGCATAATTTTTTAAGAGAAGCTTATGCATTGGTTTTTAACTATTTACATTATTGATTTATAGTTGCTAGCAATGATTGGGGAGCAATTTGATCATGGAGATGAAATCTGTGGAGCAGTAGTCAATGTCAGAGCCAGGCAGGAAAAAATATCCTTATGGACCAAGAATGCTGCAAATGAAGCAGCTCAGGTAATCGCTTCAACTTCACCTATAAATGTTTTAGTCCAGACTTAAATGTTATTGTTCAAGTGCTGTTGTTCTAATTTAGCAAGTGAGAATATTGTTTTGTTCTGTATGGAGTTAATTTATTACGTATATAGTATGAGGAGGGGGGGAGGGGGCAAAGAGAAATGGACTCTTGACATTTAATGGCACTAGTGTCTACTTAGACACTCGATGATTCTCCATAATCATGTTATCTTGTGTCAAAAAAGACCTTTAAATCTAGATGCATATACGAGGTTGGTGCAGCGTGTTTTATATTTCTTCACTCTGTTCATCCCTATACTTGAATTACTTATATATTTTGGTACCTATCATGTTTAAGCACATATGTTGTATACTTATTTGTAAGGGGACAATTGTAATAACCCATAAAAAATAAGAAATTGATCTTTAAGCGAAGTTGAAAATGGAAGACATGGCGTTGTAATTCTAGAAGCTCTTGATTTTTAAGAAGGGTATAAATTTTAGGGTGGTTACAATATTGTAGTAGTAGTATTTTAGTCAGGTGCAGGATACTTGAATAGATTTGTGATACATATATATTGGGATGTTTTTGTAAGCATATCATGCACTAGGCTGGTACCTCTTTTCAATTTAGGTTAACAAAATAGGGACATGGGAACAATTTATTCTTTTTAATAAATATGTTACAAGGACGAAGGACCATTTAATACAAAACTTATTTATTTGTTTACCCTTCCTGATTATTGATTATACTATTCCTTGTTCCGTTGCGACCCTGCGTATATGCACATCTAGGATTATAGAGATAGATGCGTATAGAGTCCTGTGCAGTATGGCTGCCTTGTTTAATGGCTGATTTTGTTCACGCAAGTCTGTATTTTACTACTTTTAGGGATAAACAAATTGTTGGTGAACCTAGTGAAATTGCCTTACTTTTGCAGCAGTTTCTGTATGATATCAGGCTCCAAAACAGTTCATATAATTTTCTTATTTACATGACCTCCAGCCTTACAAAAACTTTGTATCAAGGTCAAACTGTTTTCATTTGTAAGTGTGCACAAACAGATTTGACCTCAGGCTTGGCTTATATATTAAAATGTGAGCTTGAGCATGTTTTACCCAGCTGTGCTCAGCTTGATATGGTCAAATTACTGTGTATTATGATGTCTGTAATGAACTCCACCCTCCTTGGCTTATGAAAATTTTATTATGTTTTCTTGTTTTAAACAGTTAAGCATTGGGAAACAGTGGAAGATGTTTCTTGACTACAATGAGCAGATAGGATTCATATTCCATGTATGTACAATTACATTCTTATTTCTATAATCGGCATTCATGTTCTATAATTTTAAATCTGTTGATTTTTTCCTTTGATTTCTTTAAATTTCGGTATTGAAATAGATGTTCCATTCTATTGTAGGATGATGCAAAGAGACTCGAAAAAAATGCTAAGAATAAATACACTGCATGAGTCACATGAAAGCTGGAAGCAGAAACTATTGTTAGAAATTTCAATTTTATGATTAGATATGCTTTCAGTATCCTATCTGAGTTTCGATGTCAGTATTTTAGGAACTAAATTTCTGCTTGGCAGTATATACTGAACTGCTAACGTTGTGAACATGCTAAATTAGTTTATCTTCTTATGTTAACCATTATGCTGTAAATTGCAACTAATTTTGTTTCACGCTTATGATATGTTCTGAGAGTATTTCCTTGTCGGAAACCTGCTGCCTTCGCGTTTTCAGTCAGTTGCCACC is a window of Apium graveolens cultivar Ventura chromosome 11, ASM990537v1, whole genome shotgun sequence DNA encoding:
- the LOC141697489 gene encoding eukaryotic translation initiation factor 4E-1-like; translation: MAEQTEKLEIEQTNQNDAVKSRTLNDDADNDDLEEGEIAGNDDVSSSTKALEAVMHPLEHSWTFWYDGPSAKSRQTDWGSSMRPIYTFSHVELFWSLYNNIHHPSKLTTGADLYCFKDHIEPKWEDPICANGGKWTATFQKGKSDNAWMSSLLAMIGEQFDHGDEICGAVVNVRARQEKISLWTKNAANEAAQLSIGKQWKMFLDYNEQIGFIFHDDAKRLEKNAKNKYTA